In Sparus aurata chromosome 3, fSpaAur1.1, whole genome shotgun sequence, the following are encoded in one genomic region:
- the grinaa gene encoding glutamate receptor, ionotropic, N-methyl D-aspartate-associated protein 1a (glutamate binding) isoform X1: MSQDKSGYPIMGETNPLHNNVYGPPQPGFGMPPPNYSQAPGGPYPPAAGYGQPGFPQAGPGFAPGPYPQMPYPQMPYPQGPYPQGPYQQGPGQPGFPGDPTAVPAGSPGYHGDGPPSYYDNEEFTNSGFEDKNIRQAFIRKVFLVLTVQLMVTFSFVAVFTFVDEAKDFVRKNPWTYYVSYAVFFVSLIVLSCCGDFRRKHPWNLVALSILTLSLSYMVGMIASFYNTETVIMAVGITAVVCFTVVLFSLQSKYDFTSCRGVLFVCLIVLLLFSFLCIFIRHKILHIVYASLGALLFTCFLAVDTQLLLGNKKLALSPEEYIFAALNLYTDIINIFLYILAIVGRSRE, from the exons ATGTCCCAGGACAAGAGTGGATACCCAATTATGGGTGAGACCAACCCACTTCATAACAACGTCTATGGACCCCCTCAGCCAGGGTTCGGCATGCCCCCTCCCAACTACAGCCAAGCCCCAGGGGGACCATACCCACCAGCAGCCGGCTATGGACAGCCAGGCTTCCCACAGGCAGGTCCCGGGTTTGCCCCTGGTCCCTACCCTCAAATGCCTTACCCTCAGATGCCCTACCCACAAGGACCCTACCCTCAGGGGCCTTACCAGCAAGGACCCGGACAGCCAGGCTTTCCCGGTGACCCCACAG caGTACCTGCTGGCAGCCctggttaccatggtgatggGCCTCCATCTTACTATGACAATGAAGAGTTTACCAACTCTGGCTTTGAGGACAAGAACATCCGGCAAGCCTTCATCAGAAAA GTCTTCCTGGTTCTCACAGTGCAGCTGATGGTCACTTTCTCCTTCgttgctgtcttcaccttcGTCGATGAGGCCAAGGACTTTGTGCGAAAAAATCCATGGACATACTATGTGTCCTATGCAGTCTTCTTCGTGTCTCTGAtcgtcctcagctgctgtggagACTTCCGCCGCAAGCACCCCTGGAACTTGGTCGCACTT TCCATCCTTACCCTGAGTCTCTCCTACATGGTGGGTATGATCGCCAGCTTCTATAACACAGAGACCGTCATCATGGCTGTGGGCATCACCGCAGTGGTCTGCTTCACTGTCGTCCTCTTCTCACTACAg AGCAAGTATGACTTCACCTCCTGTCGGGGCGTGCTGTTTGTGTGCCTGATCGTGCTGTtgctcttctccttcctctgcaTCTTTATCCGTCACAAGATCCTGCACATCGTCTACGCCTCATTGGGGGCCCTGCTCTTTACATGC tTTTTGGCTGTGGACACTCAGCTTCTCCTGGGCAACAAGAAGCTGGCCCTGAGTCCAGAGGAGTACATTTTTGCTGCCCTCAACCTCTACACTGACATCATCAACATTTTCCTCTACATCCTGGCTATTGTGGGACGCTCCCGCGAATAA
- the grinaa gene encoding glutamate receptor, ionotropic, N-methyl D-aspartate-associated protein 1a (glutamate binding) isoform X2, whose translation MSQDKSGYPIMGETNPLHNNVYGPPQPGFGMPPPNYSQAPGGPYPPAAGYGQPGFPQAGPGFAPGPYPQMPYPQMPYPQGPYPQGPYQQGPGQPGFPGDPTVPAGSPGYHGDGPPSYYDNEEFTNSGFEDKNIRQAFIRKVFLVLTVQLMVTFSFVAVFTFVDEAKDFVRKNPWTYYVSYAVFFVSLIVLSCCGDFRRKHPWNLVALSILTLSLSYMVGMIASFYNTETVIMAVGITAVVCFTVVLFSLQSKYDFTSCRGVLFVCLIVLLLFSFLCIFIRHKILHIVYASLGALLFTCFLAVDTQLLLGNKKLALSPEEYIFAALNLYTDIINIFLYILAIVGRSRE comes from the exons ATGTCCCAGGACAAGAGTGGATACCCAATTATGGGTGAGACCAACCCACTTCATAACAACGTCTATGGACCCCCTCAGCCAGGGTTCGGCATGCCCCCTCCCAACTACAGCCAAGCCCCAGGGGGACCATACCCACCAGCAGCCGGCTATGGACAGCCAGGCTTCCCACAGGCAGGTCCCGGGTTTGCCCCTGGTCCCTACCCTCAAATGCCTTACCCTCAGATGCCCTACCCACAAGGACCCTACCCTCAGGGGCCTTACCAGCAAGGACCCGGACAGCCAGGCTTTCCCGGTGACCCCACAG TACCTGCTGGCAGCCctggttaccatggtgatggGCCTCCATCTTACTATGACAATGAAGAGTTTACCAACTCTGGCTTTGAGGACAAGAACATCCGGCAAGCCTTCATCAGAAAA GTCTTCCTGGTTCTCACAGTGCAGCTGATGGTCACTTTCTCCTTCgttgctgtcttcaccttcGTCGATGAGGCCAAGGACTTTGTGCGAAAAAATCCATGGACATACTATGTGTCCTATGCAGTCTTCTTCGTGTCTCTGAtcgtcctcagctgctgtggagACTTCCGCCGCAAGCACCCCTGGAACTTGGTCGCACTT TCCATCCTTACCCTGAGTCTCTCCTACATGGTGGGTATGATCGCCAGCTTCTATAACACAGAGACCGTCATCATGGCTGTGGGCATCACCGCAGTGGTCTGCTTCACTGTCGTCCTCTTCTCACTACAg AGCAAGTATGACTTCACCTCCTGTCGGGGCGTGCTGTTTGTGTGCCTGATCGTGCTGTtgctcttctccttcctctgcaTCTTTATCCGTCACAAGATCCTGCACATCGTCTACGCCTCATTGGGGGCCCTGCTCTTTACATGC tTTTTGGCTGTGGACACTCAGCTTCTCCTGGGCAACAAGAAGCTGGCCCTGAGTCCAGAGGAGTACATTTTTGCTGCCCTCAACCTCTACACTGACATCATCAACATTTTCCTCTACATCCTGGCTATTGTGGGACGCTCCCGCGAATAA
- the si:ch211-199g17.9 gene encoding uncharacterized protein si:ch211-199g17.9 isoform X3: MNMSDSAGFNIEDLINVPPLKEDEDMREIKVDQMIGKLRRLQQVQNEACQLEGIHKEKEELCRKLQFQCEESEQDSARLLKQNKKSDELLEQYRCEIQEFKLKHRKQRMKFENQIHQLIEQHRNLHSVFTPEMLPDEIGSAENIKSQLLSAEQMKLAQLHHLNEELEEVKKQKQPRITVAQTQEE, from the exons ATGAATATGAGCGATTCGGCAG GATTCAACATTGAAGACTTGATTAATGTTCCACCACTGAAAGAAG ATGAAGATATGCGGGAGATAAAAGTTGACCAGATGATTGGCAAGTTAAGGAGGCTTCAACAAG TACAGAATGAAGCTTGCCAACTGGAAGGAATccataaagaaaaagaag AGTTGTGCAGGAAGCTGCAGTTCCAATGTGAGGAATCTGAGCAGGACTCTGCCAG GCTGTtaaaacagaacaagaaaagTGACGAACTGCTGGAACAGTACAGATGTGAGATCCAGGAATTCAAGCTTAAACACCGGAAGCAGCG GATGAAGTTTGAAAACCAAATTCATCAACTGATAGAGCAGCATAGGAATTTGCACTCCGTCTTC ACTCCAGAAATGCTCCCAGATGAAATAGGAAGTGCTGAAAATATAAAATCTCAGCTGTTATCAGCTG AACAAATGAAGTTGGCTCAACTGCATCACCTCAACGAAGAGCTAGAAGAGGTGAAGAAACAGAAGCAACCTAGAATAACAGTGGCACAGACTCAGGAGGAGTAA
- the si:ch211-199g17.9 gene encoding synaptonemal complex central element protein 1 isoform X2, translating into MNMSDSAGFNIEDLINVPPLKEGKPVEVAQGKRVLEEEIKEIKSVSDSLQKELATLQNEACQLEGIHKEKEELCRKLQFQCEESEQDSARLLKQNKKSDELLEQYRCEIQEFKLKHRKQRMKFENQIHQLIEQHRNLHSVFTPEMLPDEIGSAENIKSQLLSAEQMKLAQLHHLNEELEEVKKQKQPRITVAQTQEE; encoded by the exons ATGAATATGAGCGATTCGGCAG GATTCAACATTGAAGACTTGATTAATGTTCCACCACTGAAAGAAGGTAAACCAGTCGAAGTTGCACAAG GTAAAAGAGTCCTGGAAGAAGAAATTAAGGAGATCAAATCAGTCAGTGACTCTTTGCAGAAAGAGCTAGCAACTT TACAGAATGAAGCTTGCCAACTGGAAGGAATccataaagaaaaagaag AGTTGTGCAGGAAGCTGCAGTTCCAATGTGAGGAATCTGAGCAGGACTCTGCCAG GCTGTtaaaacagaacaagaaaagTGACGAACTGCTGGAACAGTACAGATGTGAGATCCAGGAATTCAAGCTTAAACACCGGAAGCAGCG GATGAAGTTTGAAAACCAAATTCATCAACTGATAGAGCAGCATAGGAATTTGCACTCCGTCTTC ACTCCAGAAATGCTCCCAGATGAAATAGGAAGTGCTGAAAATATAAAATCTCAGCTGTTATCAGCTG AACAAATGAAGTTGGCTCAACTGCATCACCTCAACGAAGAGCTAGAAGAGGTGAAGAAACAGAAGCAACCTAGAATAACAGTGGCACAGACTCAGGAGGAGTAA
- the si:ch211-199g17.9 gene encoding synaptonemal complex central element protein 1 isoform X1, whose amino-acid sequence MNMSDSAGFNIEDLINVPPLKEDEDMREIKVDQMIGKLRRLQQGKRVLEEEIKEIKSVSDSLQKELATLQNEACQLEGIHKEKEELCRKLQFQCEESEQDSARLLKQNKKSDELLEQYRCEIQEFKLKHRKQRMKFENQIHQLIEQHRNLHSVFTPEMLPDEIGSAENIKSQLLSAEQMKLAQLHHLNEELEEVKKQKQPRITVAQTQEE is encoded by the exons ATGAATATGAGCGATTCGGCAG GATTCAACATTGAAGACTTGATTAATGTTCCACCACTGAAAGAAG ATGAAGATATGCGGGAGATAAAAGTTGACCAGATGATTGGCAAGTTAAGGAGGCTTCAACAAG GTAAAAGAGTCCTGGAAGAAGAAATTAAGGAGATCAAATCAGTCAGTGACTCTTTGCAGAAAGAGCTAGCAACTT TACAGAATGAAGCTTGCCAACTGGAAGGAATccataaagaaaaagaag AGTTGTGCAGGAAGCTGCAGTTCCAATGTGAGGAATCTGAGCAGGACTCTGCCAG GCTGTtaaaacagaacaagaaaagTGACGAACTGCTGGAACAGTACAGATGTGAGATCCAGGAATTCAAGCTTAAACACCGGAAGCAGCG GATGAAGTTTGAAAACCAAATTCATCAACTGATAGAGCAGCATAGGAATTTGCACTCCGTCTTC ACTCCAGAAATGCTCCCAGATGAAATAGGAAGTGCTGAAAATATAAAATCTCAGCTGTTATCAGCTG AACAAATGAAGTTGGCTCAACTGCATCACCTCAACGAAGAGCTAGAAGAGGTGAAGAAACAGAAGCAACCTAGAATAACAGTGGCACAGACTCAGGAGGAGTAA